Within the Medicago truncatula cultivar Jemalong A17 chromosome 4, MtrunA17r5.0-ANR, whole genome shotgun sequence genome, the region TAACCCCGAGGCCATATGCTGATTACTTTTCTAACTCAACTGCAATGGTAAGTTGACAATTGTGCATCTTCATTTGTTTGAAGACTTCCCATATGACCGTGATTTCTATGCGCAGAATATTATTGGCCGGCTTGCTGAACACCGCATGCAACTTCCTGATGCCTTCGGAAGTTATAAGTTGATTGATTGGAATGTTATGCCTCCATCAAAaaggttagttttttttaatggagaAATGTCTTACACTTGGAAACTTATTCCTTCCATACATATGCACATCATCTATATACATATGCAATTATGCAACAAATGGTTCAATTTGAAttagtgaaaataaaaaaattatgttttggaTTTAAAAGATATATTTCTTTGAAAGATAGAAGATGTTCTTTTAGCGAATGAATGCAAATGTGGTATATAAGAGATAAATAAGTGAAAAGGAAAAGGTAGTGGAATAAGGCTGGACATATTTTAAGTTCATTTTCATGTTAAAAAGTTGATTGATGTTTATCGCTTGCATATTATATCATTGTTCTTCTAATATGTATTCATATAAAAGTTGACTGAGGTGTAATGGGAGCAAGAGGGGACTTAATCTTGATGAGTCATGCAAAATTAAATGGTAAAGATTTTTACCTCTTTTTATAGATGGATATTCCCCTTACATGTGGGTTACATCTATTTTTGGcctgtttgaattgacttatttgagcttatctactagcataagttttgtgagactgtttgagagaaTTTATGGGAACAGCTTATTTATCTAagtttttttcaacttattttcgtAAGTTCTTcaatatagcttataaaaacaacttatagcatatacaaaacaattttaacattattttatcttttgcctTAAGTTGCAAATAAGCggtttatccaaacaggccctttaTGTATGTCTATTTTGCGTTTTTTTCCTTACTTAGATTGTACTCTGTTTTCATTGATGGATGGCAGATTATGGTGGCAAGCCAAAAACATGCCATTAACATATGGCGGATGGCGTAACGGCCTATGATGGAAGCAAATTTAAAAACTTAACAACTAACACACCCGCACAAGTACAACTCAGTTGGTAGCTGCTAGGACAATAATAaccaggggccggggttcgatcCCCGGATTCCCCACTTCTCCATGCTTAAAGTGTGTGAAtccagccactaggctacttgactaGAAAAAAATAAGACTTCAAAACTAcgacaaaattataaaaaaaaaaaaaaaaaaaacaatgcaaaCACAAACATCTCTAATCCTCTTCCGCGACCCCaacataataattttcaaagttcaaaGTCATCATCAAGTCTTCATCTTCAAATTCCTCCAGtctgattatttatttttaaataaattttttgttataatacgATTATTAGTTTATCAAGCAAACATTTATAATAAGATAAATGAGCTTTGAAACTTTTGAGTTGTGACAATAAGTGGGAATTACACGTACTCATCTTGGATGGATTCACAATCTTCTGTTTAACGTTTCCTACTTCAAAGTCTTCaagcttttatttattgtatgaGTTGGGCTATGGGTTTTATCTATAGGTAGTTCCAGGTTACAACCCTTACACTCTGGGGCGAATGTTGCATCCTTTCAATTGCCATGTCATCATTGGAGTGATAGAAGTGTATGTGGTGTATTGTTGAATATAAATTCTTACAGAGGCATTCGATTGGGTTGGCATGAACAAAAGCATTATTATTTAAAGAAGTCTTTTAAATGACTTCCACAACCTTGTACATGTATTGTTTGCGCATGTTTATTGAATCAAATGCCTATGTTGAGCAGTGTCTATCCCAACATTTCTCATTTTTTGAATTCAACGTGTCTGCAACCACTTGAGATATTAACACGTTTTTCTGAAATGGTTCAGGAATTGGTGGCAGCGATATTACATGATTGTGGGCCTAGCTGTTCTTCTTACATCGCTTCTAGGATTATCAATATTTGGATTCTTTATTTGGAAAAGAAGACGGCAAAGCGCGCATTCATATAAACCTGTTGATGTGGCTGTTCCTGAGCAAGAACTCCAGCCATTATGAGCTAAGTTTATGCTACAGCTGTTTAATGTCATGCTTCATTAGTCCCAGTAGCATGTTCACTTGCTATCAAGAGCAATTAATGATGCAAACCATAGTCGCTGAGCTGGTCAAggtttttgtttgaaagaaatCAGTGTCCACAATATCATTATCCAGTGATTATTGAACCCTCACAGAGATACAAAAAGAATTCTCTAGATATTCTATCACCGTAAAGGAATTTTTGTTTGTGAATATTGTAATATACAGGTGAATCAAAAGGTGGCATCATAAGATTGAAATACAATACCTTATATTGtaatttttacatttcatttaaCCTGTTGTTTACTGAGAAATGTTCATACTGTCTACTCTTTGCACTGGGTATGTGTTCTAAGAAATCAACCTTTGTCATCGTAGTTTTCCACACATGTTACAACCACAAGCCAGGCACACAGCTATGCAAGTGCTAATAATTGAACAATTGAAAAGATCGAATATAACTTGCAATTTCCAGATAAATGACATTTCATAATCTCGGGTGATATTGTCATTCCTGTTTCGCTGTTTGTGAGATTGAGTACACTGTATCTTCCGAAGTATATTTGAAGTTATCTCTGTTAAAACATAAGTTAACTCctataatccttcaaaaaaaaaataagttaactCCTTTAAGAGATATAACAATTCACTAGTACTGGTAGCTTCAAGTTAACTTGAACACTGGGATGTATAATATTATCTCATCCACATCTGCGTCAGTGTCCTGTGTGCATTTTATAGTTTGTAATAAAAAAGCTGCTGGttatttgatttcaaatacactCATCTCCGAATCCTAATGGAAGGAGTAACGTCTTCTCATTTTCCTGTATCTTCTCATAAtatcattcaaattttaaaatccaatAAGTGAAATGAGAATCAAAatgatcaacaacaacaacaatgtcaCGATGATAATCTATACTACCTACAAATGCAAATCGCAGAATGGTataaaaagtgaagaaaaaaaaaacttgaatttctccGTGGTGAAACAGAAGAAGAGATCGTTAGTGAGAGGCATTTATATTGGATGATATTTATACCTCCACTTGTTTTAGGAGATGGTATTTGCTCGCAAACAATTGCTTTTGTTAAAATGATCTGCTTCGAAAAAATGGGTAGGGAAAATTGGTATTTTCATACAAAATCTACATGATCCCTTGAGTATGAAAATCCTAGGAATGTATAAATCAAATTAACCGGATAACATATACTATATTATTAAATACACGTTCCTTTGGATAAAAACAACAGGATAATATAaccgaaaaaaaaatatataaacgcagaaataaattaaaatttgagagTTTTTACGGGAAAAAAGATAGGAACTCAATTTGTACTGAATTTTATCCAAAATTTAGATATATACAAAAGAAAGACATGTTGTCTGGTATTCTTCCGTGAAGCAGTCACATACTCACAAGATTAATGACGTAAAATAAGACAAACGAAACAAATGCTAGATATCAGAATAATGACAACAATCTTCACCAAGAATAAAATAATGCCACAATATTAATAGTATCATAGAAGTCTCACGGTAACAAATGTAAAtaaatgtaatgtaatgcaTCGTGTACCCATAAGATAaccaaaaataagaataaaaaaaaaaaggatggaaAGAAATAATACAAGAGTGTGATAATAAGATCAAGGAATTATATCTAGACAGACTAGAAGAATAAAACAACAGCCATCCAGCTCATAGCTAAGCCTCCTAGCACCTTCAAGCTCCTGATGGTTTCTGCTCCACTCTGCAAAAAATGGAACAAAGAAATTTCAAGATTTGTTTGGTCCAATTAACATTAAACCCACATTGTTTTATAATCATACGAcataactaattaaaaattacTATTCTTACAACTATCAACGCCAGAAAACTAACATCATTTCATATTCTTgagcaaaaaattatatttttgagaaaataaaaatttatatttatattggataTCATGTAGAATTCTCAATACAATCAAATttctaaacataaataaaagctatctaaaataatatcatgtaaataCAGCATAAAAGTATGTAACCCAGCTCAGtaactattaattaattagcATAATAAAGTAATGCCATTATATGAACAATATATCTATTTTGAATAGTGTATGTCTATTTCggaattacttttttttttaaataaaggaaTTACTTTTTCTTCGCTTTACGTGAATCCAAAACtatgaatatattttctaaagaaAAGCCAGATAGTACACACTTTATCTTTataaccttatttattttattcatcttTGGATCTGGATGGAAAAAATATacaatagaaaacaaaaatgacagCTCATATAATACCagtaataaattatatattaaatatttatttatctttaccAATAACTCTTCTTTTTatggtaaacaaaaaaaaaaaaattcagaccTAATAAGGTGTGTCCTACCAAACCCACCGTCAATGGTGGCGCGTGGAATACCTTAAACTTAGATTTTTGAGTTCAAGTTACCGTTTGTTCTTAGATTTTGGTtagaaaaaaacacaaagtGAAAACAAGTGTATGTATGTAACAGATCTGAACCACATTGTACTATGTTAAATATAGAAACGACAAAGAAAAGACAAAAACAAGATTTACCTCATCGTTCGCGGTAGTAGCGGGTCCAGGTGAAGACGCATCTTCGCTTGGTCCAGGTGCTCCTGCTGGTGGTGCTGGTGGACCCAACAACGCTGGTGATGGTGCTGGAGCACCGtgcttcttcttgttcttctttcCCTTGCTTGGTGCTGGAGCTGGAACCGCCGGTGTGGTGGTTGGAGCAGCCACTGGTGTCACTGCTGGTGGTGAGCTGACTGGAGCAGGTGTGGGTGGTGATTTCACAGGAACTGGTGCTGGTGGTGGAGTGCTGACTGGTGTCACCGCCGGTGGTGATGAGGCCGCCGGAGGTGTGGCTGTTGGAGCAGCAGCTTTGGGGGATGTAGCTGGAGGAGATGATTTGGGAGAAGCAACAGGAGCTGGTGTTGTTGGTGTAGTAGGAGGTGCTGCCACCGGAGATGAAACAGGAGTGGTGGCAGCCGGAGTTGATGGTGAGGTTGTTGGTGCAGCGGAAGGTGACTGGCCTCCGACGCCGGCGACGATAATGCAGATGAATGCGAGGGTGAAGAGATTGTTACGATCCATATTGAAAGTTTGAAAGCACTGTGTgtttatttctttgtttgttgagttgagagagaaagagaagagtgagtgagtgagagaGGGTTTGAGGAACTGTGTGATGAAAGGTTTATATAGGACTTTGATGTTATTTGACGGTGATGATGCTGTTGTTGGCAAATAGAAATGGGTCGCATATTTGTTAAGTGGGTCCTATCATATCTTGGGCCACCATTAGCCGTTAGATCAACGTGTCTCAAGTACAACTCATCCTCGTCTTTTATCctcaaaaaattgaatacaaaaTTAGTCGAATATCATTTGCAGGTAATtgcaaaattaacttttaaccTTGGTGTCTTTGTAATGTGTAATAGATGACAAAATTTCACTTCAAAATATTTGACATTGTTgaattttacataaataaaatgaaacatatGATTTTTAATTGACCTTAAAAGAATATTCTATTatctctttcaaataatttttggaTAAATGATCTCCGTGTTAAAATGAAATGGCAAATCAATAAACAAGGGAAAAATACAGCTGgaaaatataaacttttacTTAACTAGCGAAAAAGTCCAATTTCTTtaataatgttgtttttttttttgtcaagtagtctagtggctagagctcacacaatttaattgtggagaagtagagtgttcggggttcgaacccgactcctacatataatatgcaatatccctaccaactgagctaagctcacgagaattAATAATGTTGctttaataggtagaaaatctcattttcttACTTCCAATTTAATTGAGATTTACATATATCCATTTTTACACGTTAATGTATAAATCTCTTGCCACTAATTTATTAAACTTTCATTATTAGATAAAGTGTCATGTCTAGAATACTACATTTGAACCTAGTATTAAATATAGttgtatattattaaaattattttgatattatttaagGTATTTCATATTAGTTGTTAGCTGGTTATATTAGTTATTGATCTGGAtatgtttaaacttttaatcACTTTGAACAATCTCCTGGTTTGCAATTGATGAATACGCATAGTGTCAGATGCTTTCGTAACTCAAATGGATTAGATTAatataaaaatggtaaaaattaaattcaaatattaggtataagttttggaaaatatttagGTTTGGGGTGAATTCAAATTTAGGGctgaaaaacttatttttaacaaaataaattattttactataGAGATGGAATAAAACGGAGATATCCGAATTCATCgaagatgaaaatgaagttCAATTTCTTATCTTCTGTTCCCGCCCCACCCTATCGTAATGTTTATTGGTAGTAAACATCTTCACTCTATCAATTCTAAAATCATTTttcctattattttatttttcccatCTGCTGAGCTCCTATGCGATTCAACACCTATGTATAAGAAAAAGACTAAACATGTAACAAAAAGGCCTTAATCATATGCttagtccttgtaatttgagttATTTTCAATTGAGGTCAGTCTAATTTCTTAAGTCATTACTTAAGCGTTTTATCCCtcaaatttttaattgtttcatATAAGCCCCttcattctttttcatttgtttacATCTTTCACAATTTGAATTATTTATATTGTCTTAAACGCAGTTTCACTAAActttctgatttttcttctcATGCAACTTTTATTTCACCTtcaacaattttcaaattttaacaaTGACTGACTAATTCGATGAGTCTAATTCCACCTTTAATTTACGAAGAGTCCATTTAAAGTCAAGATAAAACTTTGTTTAGACTAACCCAGTAAAATTGACATCGGGAGAATCTAAAACCTAAGACCTTGATATCAACACACTTTAAAGGGACGATAAATGGTGGGAtgatatttgattaattatCAAAATAGAGAGATTTAAATTGTCGGTTAAAattaaagggactaaaagtaaaaaataacttatatagaGACCAAATCTAAGAaatttttttggagattttattttccaaattttaagataatattAGAAGTTTTAAAATGTATCACTCAAATAACTTTTATACTTTGTTATTTCTACaagaaatacattaattatcCTCAGAGTGGATGTAGAAAATgtgttactttatttttatttttttggatcaaataGTCTAGtagttagagctcacacaatttaattgtgaagaagtggggtgttcgaattcgaaccccgacccctgcatataatatgcaatatccctatcaactgagctaagctcacgggatgtgttactttattttattttatcgtaAGATTatgttttttgaaggaaaaaaataataatcttatgataaaataaaataaagtaacacATATTGGTTAAATAaagtctattttattttatcataaaattagtactcttgattgtttttaaaaaatgtgtgactttttctttttaaaagaaaacgtGACACTTTAAATAACATGAAACAGAGGGAGTAACATTTAATTTGGTACATAAAATAGATCAGATGCAGAGCACTTTAGTTGTATTATTACCAGACACCCTACTTGCATTAAACTTTCttaatttgaaaagaaacagAATGTACAGTGTAGTGTCCGTTAGCTCTGGAGCTAGATCCAGTCTGGAGCGGGCCCATTTAGGCAGATAGGCGCATGTGATACCGGAGAGTTGAATATTGCTAGCTAGTGCCACTTTAGTTAAGCCAAATATAGAAATTGCATTCGATgtcttcaaaaaatttatatttcaataccaatttatttttaatatgtttttttaaaactcgataTTTGATTGAAGAATCAATGATCGACTAATTAGAAAGGTCAAAATCACACTATCAAATACCTTGTGAGAATCGATGAATTTGATAATTCAAGAGGAACACATCCTCAGAGACCAAACCAAGTAAAAATCAAACTAAGTGAGTTCTAGAGCCAACACTAACACACAAACTCAAGTagattcttttaatttctttttaactcCTTTTATTGGGTACattttaaccctttattttaagAATTGAATCTTCTCCTGTCATTTTTATCCAGTCACCCCTTCTTTTCTTAATTCAATGGTTGATTGATTTGTcgatgaaaaagaaaacagcGTAGAGAGAAGAAACATAGTTTGAATGGTTAAGATTAGTGTAGCGCTAACAACATGAGAAAAATGGTAGGTATTTTCCTCCTAAATGATGTTGGGTCACGAGGGGAGCTCaggggaccgtccacatcgcTGTTGGATGATGAGGAGAGCTCATAGGACTGTCCACATCGAGACTAGAATAACCGCACAAGCAAGAGAGATGCTACACTCTTACTCAAAACCTTAAAACGACACGGATTTATGGATCCTCTTACTTAGAAtatgttcaacctttacttttATATCCGATTTTATTCATGGTACATACACATTTATATCTCTATTTCTCtcttaattccattttttttataatttacatGTATTTCACAAATTTACATAAAAGCttaaaaacatcaaattaacatttcCATGATTTCTACGTTTAGGGATTCTACTTTCGCGCATAAAAAAACTGATTTGATGTATCACATATTTCATAATAGAGATCAATCACGGTAAAAATTTATATCCATCATAAACATAAGACTCTTTAGTCTTTAGCACCGTCATGTTTCATTTTGTTGGAttagtagtgatatttgaacaactcttttgaTACAACTTTTGGAACAACCTTATTGtgttctcttcttattggtcaaaattaatagagagaaaaaaaagaaagagagaataagaagataatgtaaGTATAAAAGAgaaggttgtacaaatatcatttctcctatGGGATATATGCTGATTTGGTGGTTTGCTTGAGGGACCAATAAGTAGTTGGTGTTGGTAATGAACCAGCTGGATTGCTTTGGTGGGCCATATCCATCGAATTCAATGAACCAATAACCTTTTGCCATCACATAATTTTTCAACAATCATTCCTGCGAGGACGCAAGAATTTTCACGCTGCAAAATACTTCTATTATTAGGAAGACAACATATTACAACTAGCACCACCGCCGTTTTGTGGGCCCCGCTTGAAAATGTTCCATAAACAACCGGATAtagaacaaaatttatttaatttttatgaataaaatCTGAAGTGTTAAAGTGTAAactaatctatttatttattaggtcaaatgcatctaaaatcatttaagtttttcgttttttccaaagtcgtcatttaaattttaaagttcTAAAATGGTCCTTtgagtttcaaaagtttcaaataaatccttttaatttttgaatcgtttcaaataagtctttttagaggatgatagtgatgattcagatgatattaacaaagagcattattcacaatttgtcatgcctaaaaagatgactaattttaagtgagTGTTAagagccagatttggtaccaaagatgagttcaaggaaacAATTACCAATTATGTTATCTATAAtaagacttgtttgaaacgattcaataattaaaaagactgggacctttgaaacttaaaggaccactttaaaaaaaataaaaaacttaaaagaccactttaaataaaagctatttttttgaattttccaaacacaccctaataTCTATCACCAACGACTTGAACCAGAGAGGATCACATACCATGAATGGCATAAGTCATTGGCAACATTATAGGCCCCAACTAATCCTCCATCAAACTTACATCTCATGAGTGGTGAAGGAAGAAAATTCAAGTCATTCATTAGAATGTcacatcaaataattttttatgctgttataaaaaaaaacagaattttaTCTTTTTGGCGAATCTACATGTggtttgtttatcaaatatcTTTACTTGTCGTATCTCCATTGTTCAATAAttaatatgcattttttttttttataaaaaataagataattaataTACAATTGTATATGATTAggcttgtcaaaaaaaagaaaaaaaacaattgtatatATAAGACTTCAAAAATACTCACGATCACAACGTAAATCTTTCTCAAAGTGTTTATTCTCTCTCTAATACAAATCAAATTGAATACAAAACCTTCCTACAAATGGGATTCCATTTCAAACAGTATAATTGTCATGAAACATAGGAAGTAATCTAAGTTCTCTTTCCATGATGATCCCTACTTAATTCCTATAACTTCTTGGAAGTGTGTGCTATCTTATAGTTATCCATGCATATAATATAGGATTAATGGTGTGTTTCATTCTTGCAATTAGGcgttatttaaaaattaatccatgtaatcgctaatcctgacaATATACCCttacattatttaattatttaaaatttcatcctttgaccaacttaatcactctcacgtcatcaaattagcaaaatggcatgggaatggacaaaaacACCCTCGTCATCCATtcgtgaaatgacatttttacccctgtcttcatcttcttctcataataaagacgagggtatttttgtccattcccatactattttgctaatttgatgacttggcagtgattaagttggtcaaatgacgaaattttaaatgattaaacaatgcaaagGTAAATTGTCAAGATTAACGATTACatagactaatttttaaatgacgcctaattgcaaggacgaaacacatcattaaaccTATAATATATAGTGTTGGTAGACGGTCATACAAACAGTTCAAAATATTAGACATTTTCTCGTGCATGAGAAAAATTCATTTGAACCAATTCAATAATAGAACAATTCCAACTGGTCACTGTGCACCACCCAACTCTACTCTCAAAGAGAAGCTTAATACATTGTTTTATATTCcaatcataaaaaaaagtttaaacttACTTTTCACCCACTAAGTtttcaaaaattgcaattttggccccttttaaaaaaaatggtaaaagtgACCCTCCATGTTTAGCCCCTTTTACAAAACCTCAATTTTGACCCAATCAATCCTATGTGTCATGCCACCTAATTTAAATATTTGCCAACtgtatatttttggaatttaaaataaatagaaatgccacaatgtattttaataattaaaataaaacataaaaaatgaaagagctTTCTTCTTACCAGATCCAAACGTAAAAATCATTCATTACTCACAAATCAAAATCCTAattaaaaatcacaaacaaactAATGGGTCAAAATCATAGAATTTGAAACTTTCTCAAAAACCCATCCTTTGTACAATAACAATCCAATCCAGAGAACTTGCTttcacaaaaaaacaacaagtttATCTTCGTGAAGTTCTTCTGGgtttcctttttaattattttatttagggttaatagtgtttttcacccctgtaatataggccatttctagttttcgcccctataaaattttcggtttgatttgcatccttgtaaaacttttttttcttccggaaaacacccctcctCCATCCAACTCATCAAATGCGCATATGTGACGCTGACTTggcttttttttaaatttttatttattattaattgtctaaattaatataaatgaatttatattataatttttttttaaaaatagtcacAAATGCCACATGTAgccttagaaaaataaaaaaaaaattaattatacagtcagcacgCCACATAAGCATATATGCACAGTTAACATGCCACACAGTGTACCACGTCAGCAAATATGTACAGTCATAtgggggaggggtgttttccggaaaaaaaaagttttacaaggatgcaaatcaaaccgaaaattttataagggcaaaaaccggaaatgacctatattacaggggtgtaaaacactattaacccttttatttaaatgaataatgtgctagattttgtatttaatttaaaaattgaaaaattacacaAGTGTCATCTGAATCAGCTAAGTTAAATGCCACCTCTGCGTTGACCCGGTTAAAATTGAGGTTTCGCGAAAGAGTTAAACATGAGGGATCACttttaccatattttttaatagggtca harbors:
- the LOC11409813 gene encoding lysine-rich arabinogalactan protein 18; the protein is MDRNNLFTLAFICIIVAGVGGQSPSAAPTTSPSTPAATTPVSSPVAAPPTTPTTPAPVASPKSSPPATSPKAAAPTATPPAASSPPAVTPVSTPPPAPVPVKSPPTPAPVSSPPAVTPVAAPTTTPAVPAPAPSKGKKNKKKHGAPAPSPALLGPPAPPAGAPGPSEDASSPGPATTANDESGAETIRSLKVLGGLAMSWMAVVLFF